One genomic segment of Accipiter gentilis chromosome 29, bAccGen1.1, whole genome shotgun sequence includes these proteins:
- the RGS3 gene encoding regulator of G-protein signaling 3 isoform X4 produces the protein MPFFRDLSKPQPLEFHAEMLLGVQRPHNGSLQRRHTMKEAKDMKNRLGIFRRRNESPGANPSGKLDKVLKSLKPTPEEALKWGDSLEKLLLHKYGLAAFRAFLRTEFSEENLEFWLACEEFKKIKSQSKMVSKAKKIFAEYIAIQSCKEVNLDSYTREHTKENLQNITRSCFDLAQKRIYGLMEKDSYPRFLRSDLYLDIINQKKASSPL, from the exons ATGCCCTTTTTCCGCGACCTTTCCAAGCCCCAGCCGCTGGAGTTCCACGCGGAGATGCTGCTGGGCGTGCAGAGACCACACAACGGCAGCCTGCAGCGCCGGCACACCATGAAGGA AGCCAAGGACATGAAGAACCGGCTGGGAATTTTTCGGCGACGAAACGAGTCCCCAGGGGCCAACCCCTCTGGCAAGCTGGACAAAGTGCTCAAATCACTCAA GCCCACTCCTGAGGAAGCTCTCAAGTGGGGGGACTCcctggagaagctgctgctgcacaaaT ATGGGCTCGCTGCCTTCAGGGCCTTCCTGCGCACCGAGTTCAGTGAGGAGAACCTGGAGTTCTGGCTGGCCTGTGAGGAGTTCAAGAAGATCAAATCCCAGTCCAAGATGGTCTCCAAGGCCAAGAAGATCTTTGCTGAGTACATCGCCATCCAGTCCTGCAAGGAG GTCAACCTGGACTCCTACACGCGGGAGCACACCAAGGAGAACCTGCAGAATATCACCCGCAGCTGCTTTGACCTCGCGCAGAAGAGGATTTACGGGCTCATGGAGAAGGACTCGTACCCCCGCTTCCTCCGCTCTGACTTGTACTTAGACATAATTAACCAGAAGAAAGCCAGCTCCCCACTGTAG
- the RGS3 gene encoding regulator of G-protein signaling 3 isoform X6: MKNRLGIFRRRNESPGANPSGKLDKVLKSLKPTPEEALKWGDSLEKLLLHKYGLAAFRAFLRTEFSEENLEFWLACEEFKKIKSQSKMVSKAKKIFAEYIAIQSCKEVNLDSYTREHTKENLQNITRSCFDLAQKRIYGLMEKDSYPRFLRSDLYLDIINQKKASSPL; encoded by the exons ATGAAGAACCGGCTGGGAATTTTTCGGCGACGAAACGAGTCCCCAGGGGCCAACCCCTCTGGCAAGCTGGACAAAGTGCTCAAATCACTCAA GCCCACTCCTGAGGAAGCTCTCAAGTGGGGGGACTCcctggagaagctgctgctgcacaaaT ATGGGCTCGCTGCCTTCAGGGCCTTCCTGCGCACCGAGTTCAGTGAGGAGAACCTGGAGTTCTGGCTGGCCTGTGAGGAGTTCAAGAAGATCAAATCCCAGTCCAAGATGGTCTCCAAGGCCAAGAAGATCTTTGCTGAGTACATCGCCATCCAGTCCTGCAAGGAG GTCAACCTGGACTCCTACACGCGGGAGCACACCAAGGAGAACCTGCAGAATATCACCCGCAGCTGCTTTGACCTCGCGCAGAAGAGGATTTACGGGCTCATGGAGAAGGACTCGTACCCCCGCTTCCTCCGCTCTGACTTGTACTTAGACATAATTAACCAGAAGAAAGCCAGCTCCCCACTGTAG
- the RGS3 gene encoding regulator of G-protein signaling 3 isoform X5: MYHAMVDFSEKYLERAKDMKNRLGIFRRRNESPGANPSGKLDKVLKSLKPTPEEALKWGDSLEKLLLHKYGLAAFRAFLRTEFSEENLEFWLACEEFKKIKSQSKMVSKAKKIFAEYIAIQSCKEVNLDSYTREHTKENLQNITRSCFDLAQKRIYGLMEKDSYPRFLRSDLYLDIINQKKASSPL; this comes from the exons ATGTACCACGCGATGGTGGACTTTTCCGAAAAATACCTGGAAAG AGCCAAGGACATGAAGAACCGGCTGGGAATTTTTCGGCGACGAAACGAGTCCCCAGGGGCCAACCCCTCTGGCAAGCTGGACAAAGTGCTCAAATCACTCAA GCCCACTCCTGAGGAAGCTCTCAAGTGGGGGGACTCcctggagaagctgctgctgcacaaaT ATGGGCTCGCTGCCTTCAGGGCCTTCCTGCGCACCGAGTTCAGTGAGGAGAACCTGGAGTTCTGGCTGGCCTGTGAGGAGTTCAAGAAGATCAAATCCCAGTCCAAGATGGTCTCCAAGGCCAAGAAGATCTTTGCTGAGTACATCGCCATCCAGTCCTGCAAGGAG GTCAACCTGGACTCCTACACGCGGGAGCACACCAAGGAGAACCTGCAGAATATCACCCGCAGCTGCTTTGACCTCGCGCAGAAGAGGATTTACGGGCTCATGGAGAAGGACTCGTACCCCCGCTTCCTCCGCTCTGACTTGTACTTAGACATAATTAACCAGAAGAAAGCCAGCTCCCCACTGTAG